The following are encoded in a window of Ricinus communis isolate WT05 ecotype wild-type chromosome 4, ASM1957865v1, whole genome shotgun sequence genomic DNA:
- the LOC8259945 gene encoding uncharacterized protein LOC8259945 isoform X2: MGAVVTKAANGVGGVVGNLFGAPFRAFLGASCQDVCAGPWDVMCFVEHLCVSDVVKLVMILGLCYITLLFLYLLFKIGIWQCIGRSLCKMCWAACESYWSGLEYMSCFLWHKLKNTKRGHRRRRRGCGDIERGWGWGWGCSESDEVMSFGRKVGYPCSRHGVRLKKVSRVSQRLKKTKNHRANPGMLKRRRLR, encoded by the exons ATGGGGGCTGTTGTTACTAAAGCAGCAAATGGAGTCGGAGGTGTTGTTGGCAATTTATTCGGTGCTCCTTTTAGGGCTTTTCTTGGAGCATCATGCCA GGATGTTTGTGCAGGGCCATGGGATGTTATGTGTTTCGTGGAGCACTTGTGCGTCTCCGATGTGGTGAAGCTGGTCATGATCTTGGGCCTCTGCTACATAA CTTTGTTGTTCTTGTACCTGTTGTTCAAAATTGGGATTTGGCAATGCATAGGAAGAAGCCTTTGTAAAATGTGTTGGGCCGCATGCGAGAGTTACTGGTCGGGGTTAGAGTACATGAGTTGCTTCTTATGGCATAAGTTAAAGAACACTAAACGTGGACataggaggaggaggagaggTTGTGGAGACATTGAAAGGGGCTGGGGCTGGGGCTGGGGCTGCTCTGAAAGTGATGAGGTAATGAGTTTTGGTAGAAAAGTTGGATATCCTTGCAGTAGGCATGGTGTGAGATTGAAGAAAGTCAGTCGTGTATCCCAAAGGCTAAAGAAGACCAAAAATCATCGAGCAAATCCTGGAATGTTGAAGAGGAGACGTCTGAGGTGA
- the LOC8259945 gene encoding uncharacterized protein LOC8259945 isoform X1 has protein sequence MQFDYFNPVITSSIHCGCLLVKMGAVVTKAANGVGGVVGNLFGAPFRAFLGASCQDVCAGPWDVMCFVEHLCVSDVVKLVMILGLCYITLLFLYLLFKIGIWQCIGRSLCKMCWAACESYWSGLEYMSCFLWHKLKNTKRGHRRRRRGCGDIERGWGWGWGCSESDEVMSFGRKVGYPCSRHGVRLKKVSRVSQRLKKTKNHRANPGMLKRRRLR, from the exons ATGCAATTTGATTACTTCAATCCTGTTATCACCAGCAGTATTCATTGTGGGTGCTTACTAGTAAAAATGGGGGCTGTTGTTACTAAAGCAGCAAATGGAGTCGGAGGTGTTGTTGGCAATTTATTCGGTGCTCCTTTTAGGGCTTTTCTTGGAGCATCATGCCA GGATGTTTGTGCAGGGCCATGGGATGTTATGTGTTTCGTGGAGCACTTGTGCGTCTCCGATGTGGTGAAGCTGGTCATGATCTTGGGCCTCTGCTACATAA CTTTGTTGTTCTTGTACCTGTTGTTCAAAATTGGGATTTGGCAATGCATAGGAAGAAGCCTTTGTAAAATGTGTTGGGCCGCATGCGAGAGTTACTGGTCGGGGTTAGAGTACATGAGTTGCTTCTTATGGCATAAGTTAAAGAACACTAAACGTGGACataggaggaggaggagaggTTGTGGAGACATTGAAAGGGGCTGGGGCTGGGGCTGGGGCTGCTCTGAAAGTGATGAGGTAATGAGTTTTGGTAGAAAAGTTGGATATCCTTGCAGTAGGCATGGTGTGAGATTGAAGAAAGTCAGTCGTGTATCCCAAAGGCTAAAGAAGACCAAAAATCATCGAGCAAATCCTGGAATGTTGAAGAGGAGACGTCTGAGGTGA
- the LOC8259944 gene encoding transcription termination factor MTERF2, chloroplastic, whose amino-acid sequence MIAKSLLIPTTANLPFSSPKTLSFPQFRHPRLPFPNKAYSFTTQFLRKHFFPQCQNPSNPSPYLAEHLDDTREAISHFLVEFGITIEDSTSIASNCPQYAKMLIDSVKDLEEWNAWKSDEMEFDALGFKEKVLYMAKEKGDNGKVAFLESLGFTLSSAMNVARYLSTESLPALILKVKYIKEMFFSGSDDKGHIGRNARRMMMHLSIPIDDDLQQTLSLFEKIQARRGGLDRLGSSDATFRYFIESFPRTLLLQPDAHLKPMVEFFESLGVPKERMDSIFLLFPPVILYDIKVIKRKVLALEKVGAVDEDFGKMIFKYPWILSTSIQDNYKEILSFCDAEKVAKASIDKAIRSWPHLLGCSTSKLKVIVDHFGILGVKHKKVGHVIAKSPQLLLRKPEEFLQVVSFLKELGFDQESVGKILVRCPEIFATSAEKTLRKKVEFLTWMGVYGDHLCRTIKKYPELLVSDIERTLHPRMKYLMEVGVTKEEVGLMVGRFSPLLGYSIEEVLRPKYEFLVNTMGKGVKEVVEYPRYFSYSLEKKIKPRYWAVMRRNVECSLKEMLDKNDDDFAHHFIV is encoded by the exons ATGATCGCCAAGTCCCTCTTAATTCCTACAACTGCCAATCTTCCCTTCTCATCTCCAAAGACTCTCTCTTTTCCCCAATTCCGCCACCCCCGACTCCCTTTCCCCAACAAAGCCTATTCCTTTACAACGCAATTCCTCAGAAAGCATTTTTTTCCTCAATGTCAAAACCCCAGCAACCCATCTCCATACCTTGCTGAACACCTCGACGATACCCGAGAAGCCATTTCCCACTTCCTTGTAGAATTTGGAATCACCATAGAGGATTCCACTTCCATTGCTTCAAACTGTCCCCAATATGCCAAGATGCTAATTGACAGTGTAAAAGATTTGGAGGAGTGGAACGCATGGAAAAGTGATGAAATGGAATTTGATGCTTTGGGGTTTAAGGAGAAGGTCCTTTATATGGCCAAGGAGAAGGGTGATAATGGTAAGGTTGCTTTTCTCGAGAGTCTTGGTTTCACTTTGTCTTCCGCTATGAATGTCGCTCGATATCTCTCCACCGAGTCGCTTCCTGCTCTCATTCTCAAG GTTAAGTATATCAAGGAAATGTTCTTTTCTGGCAGTGATGATAAAGGCCATATTGGAAGAAATGCACGACGTATGATGATGCACTTATCTATACCTATTGATGACGATCTGCAACAGACCTTGTCTCTGTTCGAAAAG ATTCAAGCAAGGCGTGGAGGTTTAGATAGGCTTGGTTCTTCAGATGCTACTTTTCGTTATTTCATTGAATCATTTCCACGGACTCTTTTGTTGCAACCAGACGCACATCTGAAGCCTATGGTGGAATTTTttgaaagtttaggggttccCAAGGAACGTATGGACAGCATATTCCTATTGTTTCCTCCTGTTATCTTATACGACATTAAggtcattaaaagaaaagttctGGCTCTTGAGAAG GTTGGTGCAGTTGATGAGGATTTTGgtaaaatgatttttaaatatccatGGATTCTCTCAACGAGCATTCAAGATAATTATAAGgagattctttctttttgcgATGCGGAGAAG GTTGCAAAAGCGAGCATTGACAAAGCAATCAGAAGCTGGCCTCATTTGTTGGGTTGTTCAACTAGCAAGTTGAAAGTGATTGTGGACCATTTTGGAATATTAGGTGTCAAACACAAGAAGGTGGGACATGTGATCGCTAAAAGTCCTCAGTTGCTACTAAGGAAGCCTGAAGAGTTTCTGCAG GTGGTTTCGTTTTTAAAAGAGCTAGGATTCGATCAGGAAAGCGTGGGAAAGATACTTGTGCGCTGTCCCGAGATTTTTGCTACGAGTGCAGAGAAGACATTGAGGAAAAAAGTGGAGTTTCTTACATGGATGGGTGTTTATGGAGACCATCTGTGTCGGACGATAAAGAAATATCCAGAGCTGCTGGTGTCTGATATCGAAAGGACATTACATCCTAG GATGAAGTACTTGATGGAGGTAGGAGTGACAAAGGAGGAGGTTGGGTTGATGGTGGGTAGGTTCTCTCCGTTACTAGGGTACAGCATCGAGGAGGTATTGAGACCAAAGTATGAATTCCTGGTGAATACGATGGGGAAAGGAGTGAAAGAAGTAGTGGAATATCCAAGGTATTTTAGTTATTCCTTGGAAAAGAAGATAAAGCCAAGATATTGGGCGGTGATGAGGAGgaatgtagaatgtagcttaAAGGAAATGCTGGATAAAAATGATGACGATTTCGCTCACCACTTTATTGTATGA
- the LOC8259943 gene encoding uncharacterized protein LOC8259943 isoform X1, translated as MGQGEEVKTRSEPEIEIQERGEIFFFYRPKVEKEEAHSPDDVQRLYVVLRPESGERSLEEKQDPHSGKEASKKNSPSSSSSSKNETEGGHGTQQVNIEKEALLRFIVMGRKSLPDPSKKSQPYWGFVDLVTTNIDDVKNALGGEEYDTSTRGHRHKYPARALGEGIYRILRHNPFKRMHTHLVYKLEFPPEDEGNEPQQSLNIDRQASFVIQIKNPEQHQSSRFRGLQNKRKAVFPAHLEGQFGQKGYCPADPPDFLNYEGCEFLLISASDDIEDELGLELKTECEAAADSPCSDLVETFGESVATSALFRGSWA; from the exons ATGGGACAAGGTGAAGAAGTCAAGACTCGAAGCGAACCTGAGATTGAGATTCAG GAGAGGGGAGAGATATTCTTCTTCTACAGGCCTAAagttgagaaagaagaagctCACTCTCCTGATGACGTTCAACGTTTGTATGTTGTTTTACGCCCTGAATCGGGAGAGCGATCCCTTGAAGAGAAGCAAGATCCTCACTCTGGCAAGGAAGCTTCCAAAAAGAActccccttcttcttcttcttcttccaagAATGAGACGGAGGGTGGACATGGTACCCAG CAAGTGAACATAGAAAAGGAGGCGTTGCTGCGATTTATTGTGATGGGACGCAAAAGCCTTCCAGACCCAAGCAAGAAAAGCCAACCTTATTGGGGTTTTGTCGACCTCGTCACTACAAACATTGATGATGTCAAGAACGCTCTTGGAGGAG AGGAATATGATACTTCCACAAGAGGGCATCGACACAAGTATCCCGCAAGAGCACTGGGAGAAGGTATTTATCGCATACTAAGGCACAATCCTTTCAAGAGAATGCACACTCATTTGGTTTACAAGCTAGAGTTTCCTCCTGAAGACGAGGGAAATGAGCCCCAGCAGTCCCTCAACATTGATCGCCAAGCCTCTTTTGTTATACAAATCAAGAATCCGGAGCAGCATCAAAGTTCCCGATTCAGAGGACTTCAGAACAAGCGCAAGGCCGTGTTTCCTGCTCACCTTGAAGGGCAGTTTGGGCAAAAAGGATACTGCCCTGCTGATCCCCCTGACTTTTTGAACTACGAAGGATGCGAGTTTTTGCTGATTTCAGCCTCCGATGATATAGAGGATGAGTTGGGGTTGGAGCTGAAGACAGAATGCGAAGCAGCAGCAGATTCACCTTGTTCTGATTTAGTAGAGACTTTTGGAGAAAGTGTAGCTACCAGTGCTCTCTTTCGAGGCAGTTGGGCTTGA
- the LOC8259943 gene encoding uncharacterized protein LOC8259943 isoform X3, producing the protein MGRKSLPDPSKKSQPYWGFVDLVTTNIDDVKNALGGEEYDTSTRGHRHKYPARALGEGIYRILRHNPFKRMHTHLVYKLEFPPEDEGNEPQQSLNIDRQASFVIQIKNPEQHQSSRFRGLQNKRKAVFPAHLEGQFGQKGYCPADPPDFLNYEGCEFLLISASDDIEDELGLELKTECEAAADSPCSDLVETFGESVATSALFRGSWA; encoded by the exons ATGGGACGCAAAAGCCTTCCAGACCCAAGCAAGAAAAGCCAACCTTATTGGGGTTTTGTCGACCTCGTCACTACAAACATTGATGATGTCAAGAACGCTCTTGGAGGAG AGGAATATGATACTTCCACAAGAGGGCATCGACACAAGTATCCCGCAAGAGCACTGGGAGAAGGTATTTATCGCATACTAAGGCACAATCCTTTCAAGAGAATGCACACTCATTTGGTTTACAAGCTAGAGTTTCCTCCTGAAGACGAGGGAAATGAGCCCCAGCAGTCCCTCAACATTGATCGCCAAGCCTCTTTTGTTATACAAATCAAGAATCCGGAGCAGCATCAAAGTTCCCGATTCAGAGGACTTCAGAACAAGCGCAAGGCCGTGTTTCCTGCTCACCTTGAAGGGCAGTTTGGGCAAAAAGGATACTGCCCTGCTGATCCCCCTGACTTTTTGAACTACGAAGGATGCGAGTTTTTGCTGATTTCAGCCTCCGATGATATAGAGGATGAGTTGGGGTTGGAGCTGAAGACAGAATGCGAAGCAGCAGCAGATTCACCTTGTTCTGATTTAGTAGAGACTTTTGGAGAAAGTGTAGCTACCAGTGCTCTCTTTCGAGGCAGTTGGGCTTGA
- the LOC8259943 gene encoding uncharacterized protein LOC8259943 isoform X2, with translation MTFNVCMLFYALNRESDPLKRSKILTLARKLPKRTPLLLLLLPRMRRRVDMVPSLSVWQQVNIEKEALLRFIVMGRKSLPDPSKKSQPYWGFVDLVTTNIDDVKNALGGEEYDTSTRGHRHKYPARALGEGIYRILRHNPFKRMHTHLVYKLEFPPEDEGNEPQQSLNIDRQASFVIQIKNPEQHQSSRFRGLQNKRKAVFPAHLEGQFGQKGYCPADPPDFLNYEGCEFLLISASDDIEDELGLELKTECEAAADSPCSDLVETFGESVATSALFRGSWA, from the exons ATGACGTTCAACGTTTGTATGTTGTTTTACGCCCTGAATCGGGAGAGCGATCCCTTGAAGAGAAGCAAGATCCTCACTCTGGCAAGGAAGCTTCCAAAAAGAActccccttcttcttcttcttcttccaagAATGAGACGGAGGGTGGACATGGTACCCAG TTTGTCTGTATGGCAGCAAGTGAACATAGAAAAGGAGGCGTTGCTGCGATTTATTGTGATGGGACGCAAAAGCCTTCCAGACCCAAGCAAGAAAAGCCAACCTTATTGGGGTTTTGTCGACCTCGTCACTACAAACATTGATGATGTCAAGAACGCTCTTGGAGGAG AGGAATATGATACTTCCACAAGAGGGCATCGACACAAGTATCCCGCAAGAGCACTGGGAGAAGGTATTTATCGCATACTAAGGCACAATCCTTTCAAGAGAATGCACACTCATTTGGTTTACAAGCTAGAGTTTCCTCCTGAAGACGAGGGAAATGAGCCCCAGCAGTCCCTCAACATTGATCGCCAAGCCTCTTTTGTTATACAAATCAAGAATCCGGAGCAGCATCAAAGTTCCCGATTCAGAGGACTTCAGAACAAGCGCAAGGCCGTGTTTCCTGCTCACCTTGAAGGGCAGTTTGGGCAAAAAGGATACTGCCCTGCTGATCCCCCTGACTTTTTGAACTACGAAGGATGCGAGTTTTTGCTGATTTCAGCCTCCGATGATATAGAGGATGAGTTGGGGTTGGAGCTGAAGACAGAATGCGAAGCAGCAGCAGATTCACCTTGTTCTGATTTAGTAGAGACTTTTGGAGAAAGTGTAGCTACCAGTGCTCTCTTTCGAGGCAGTTGGGCTTGA